GCTCTAACTACCCTTACACTAAACCTACTTCATTTTGTAAATCCTCTAAAAGCACTAAAAGAATCCTTTAGAACAACCAAAGAATTCGTAGAATTCTACAAAAAAGGTCTGCATATGCATACAAAGATCCCAGACTTGATCCAAAAAACTTATGTCAATCATTACATTGATTTTCAAGGCATCATCAACAGGATAATGTACAACAGATTTCGCAAAAAGAACATAAAATTTTATGATCAAAACAAAGTATCTACAATGATGTTCAATGGGGAAAATTTGGAAATAGAAGATATAACAACTGAAGTAAAAGAGTTAGAAAACAGAATCAATCAAACTAGTTTAACACAAAAATAGCACAATTACCCCAACGCTTTCACCAAATAGACACTACCCAAAGTGCTAAACGAACAATCATCAAACCATTCTAAAAGAGAAACATACTCTCCTCTCCACTCAATTTTGACTACCAATCACAAAATTTTTGAACCGTCCAATAAATTCCAAATCTCCATTAGGTAAATGGGCAAGATTCTAAAAACTTCTCTTACTTACCCTTTGGTTTTCGTCAGTCACAAAACTTCACCCCACATCAAGTCTCTTAAGTGCTTATCAAGAAGAGTATTCACCTAGCTTTCCGATAAAGACGGTGAGAAAAACAAAAAAACCATACCTAATTGTTAAATCTTGGAATTCATTGTGAGCACTCGTCAAAGTTAGATAGAGAAAGTAGGGAATATCTATAATTACTTTCATGGAAGATATCCTTTCTCCTAAGAAATTTAGAGAAGAGGAGACTTATGAAGAAGATATTCGCCCAAGAACTCTAGATGAGTTTATTGGGCAGGAAAAGATAAAAAACAACCTAAGAGTATTTATTGAATCTTCAAAGAAGAGGAATGAACCCTTAGATCATGTTTTACTTTCTGGCCCACCAGGACTAGGGAAAACGACACTTGCAAAAATAATTGCAAAGGAGTTAGATGTTAACTTTGTTCACACGGTTTCCAATGCTTTTCAGAAAAGCGGAGATCTTGTTGCAATACTTACCAATCTCCAGAGAGGTGATGTTTTATTCATAGATGAGATACATAGGCTCAAACCCTCTCTTGAGGAAATACTATACTCTGCGATGGAAGACTTTACTGTTTCTGTTATGATAGGAGAAGGCCCCGGGGCTAAAAGTATAAAGATTCCCCTACCGAAATTTACTTTGATTGGAGCAACAACAAGAGTAGGACTCCTTACATCTCCACTTATCTCAAGGTTCGGAATCCTCCTAAGACTTGACTATTACTTAGATGACGATATGAGCAAGATATGCAGAAGAACTTGCAAGCTTCTAGGTTTAGAAATCTCAGATGAAGGGATAAGAGAAATAGCTAGAAGATCAAGAGGCACTCCTAGAATCTTAAACAGAATTGTCAGAAGAGTCAGAGACTTTGCAGTAGTTGAAGGCATAAACAGAATAGATGTTAGCTTCATAAAAAGAGTTCTAGAAGAGCTTGAAATAGATGAAGAAGGACTAGACGAAGTTGATAGGAAGATCTTGACTACAATCATAGAGAAATATCAAGGAGGCCCTATAGGGCTAAAAACCCTATCTGCAAGTATTGGTGAAGAAGAAGAAACAATTGAAGATGTATATGAACCCTTCCTCATTCAGAAGGGATTTATAAAGAGAACCCCCAGGGGCAGAGTTGCTACTGAATTTGCCTACAAACACCTAAACTTCAAAAAATCCGATGATTCACTGTTTTGATCGTTTCAAGTATCTTTCAATAATTGCTTTCACTCGTGGATACGAAATAAATCCACTTTTGTATTCCCTTACTATCCCTTCTCCATCTATAACCACTATTGTTGGCGCAGTTATCACATTAAACTTTTCAGCTTCTTTTCTATCGCTTGTGAGATTGAATTTTATAACATTACCATACTCTTCATCTACCAACTTCATAACTCCACCCATTCTATTTCTTCCTCTTTCAGCAAGGGGAGAGGAGAAATATAAAACTATCACTCCTTTCTCACCAAGTAGCTTTTGACACTTCTGCGGAAGAGGAATCCTTTTGTTTTTTACAACCCTTGCTCTTAGAAACACAGCTAACCACCCAATAACCTTGAACACTAACCAAACAGACAACACAACCAATACTATGGCTAAAACTACTGAGTAAATATCTTGCATAAGTTTACTTTCAACTCTCCAAAAGATGTTTTACTACTAAATCCCCAACCTCTGTGGTTGAATATCCCATCTGACCTGCATTCATACTTTTCATCATTTTTACTGTTTTTTTAACTGCTTCTTGTATTGCTCTACTTGCCTCCTCCTCTCCCAGAAATTTCAACATTAGCCTTCCCGCCTCTATTGCAGCAATCGGATTTATAACGTTCTTACCAGTATACTTTGGTGCAGAACCCCCCATTGGTTCAAACATAGATACCCCATTTGGGTTAATATTAGCTCCAGCTGCAACTCCCAATCCTCCTTGAATCATCGCAGCAAGATCCGTTATTATGTCACCAAACATATTATCAGTAACTATTATATCAAACCACTCAGGATTCTTAACCATCCACATACAAACAGCATCAACATGAGCGTAATCTGTCTTAACATCAGGATATTCCTTAGATACCTCTTCAAAAACTCTTGCCCAGAGATCATGTGAATAAGTAAGAACATTAGTTTTCCCTACCATAGTCAGCTTTCTTTCCCTTCCATACCTTCTAGCATACTCAAAGGCAAATCTTATTATTCTCTCAGTGCCATGTCTAGTGCATATCATCTCCTGAATTGCTACTTCATTCCTTGTTCCTTTGTATAGAAACCCTCCCGCTCCTGCATATAGTCCCTCGGTATTTTCTCTTATCACCGTGAAATTTATATGCTCAGGACCTTTATCCTTTAGTGGTGTCCAAACCCCCTCATAAAGAGTTG
The sequence above is a segment of the Brevinematia bacterium genome. Coding sequences within it:
- the ruvB gene encoding Holliday junction branch migration DNA helicase RuvB; amino-acid sequence: MEDILSPKKFREEETYEEDIRPRTLDEFIGQEKIKNNLRVFIESSKKRNEPLDHVLLSGPPGLGKTTLAKIIAKELDVNFVHTVSNAFQKSGDLVAILTNLQRGDVLFIDEIHRLKPSLEEILYSAMEDFTVSVMIGEGPGAKSIKIPLPKFTLIGATTRVGLLTSPLISRFGILLRLDYYLDDDMSKICRRTCKLLGLEISDEGIREIARRSRGTPRILNRIVRRVRDFAVVEGINRIDVSFIKRVLEELEIDEEGLDEVDRKILTTIIEKYQGGPIGLKTLSASIGEEEETIEDVYEPFLIQKGFIKRTPRGRVATEFAYKHLNFKKSDDSLF
- a CDS encoding 3-isopropylmalate dehydrogenase, whose protein sequence is MVRQYDIAVIPGDGTGPEVINEGLKVLKAVESKFGIKFKFTHYPYGAEHYLKTGEILPDSAIAEFREFDAIYLGAIGDPRVKPGILERGLLLKLRFDLDLYVNLRPATLYEGVWTPLKDKGPEHINFTVIRENTEGLYAGAGGFLYKGTRNEVAIQEMICTRHGTERIIRFAFEYARRYGRERKLTMVGKTNVLTYSHDLWARVFEEVSKEYPDVKTDYAHVDAVCMWMVKNPEWFDIIVTDNMFGDIITDLAAMIQGGLGVAAGANINPNGVSMFEPMGGSAPKYTGKNVINPIAAIEAGRLMLKFLGEEEASRAIQEAVKKTVKMMKSMNAGQMGYSTTEVGDLVVKHLLES